From Arcticibacter tournemirensis, one genomic window encodes:
- a CDS encoding tetratricopeptide repeat protein — MGVKSLVCAAAFMLAGLNSFAISSDSLLVKNKPERVKIGPSNFDATPVDSALLRKLLVKERLQKKDKETQELIKYQNTLLLRNLLNETETSEVPNERILSTLDLVLEEYRRTGDIKSESLILNTLAVYYGKKGESDKAIQYFKEALILKERLNDKPGMIKIAENMAAIYQIAGKYDKAAIQNEYYIQLSLAQKKTAQAAEGYLSLAENKLLQNKYTESEYCILKKALPMFTRTGNKAGRLKSFESLARIYYTQNRLSEAKWFYIQAQTLATKLNNKEAMLSSLIHLAQIKSALGEHEMALNDYREAELLALRNNFPVKLVQIKAEIGEVYSQMGNYLAAGSALDEYSKLREDLLKSVTL, encoded by the coding sequence ATGGGGGTTAAAAGTTTAGTATGTGCGGCAGCATTCATGCTTGCAGGACTGAATAGTTTTGCAATTTCATCTGATTCATTACTAGTAAAAAATAAGCCGGAAAGGGTAAAAATAGGTCCATCTAATTTCGATGCTACGCCTGTTGATTCTGCCCTGCTGAGAAAACTCCTTGTGAAGGAACGTCTTCAAAAAAAGGATAAGGAAACACAGGAGCTGATCAAATACCAAAATACACTTCTTCTAAGGAACTTACTGAACGAGACGGAGACTTCCGAGGTTCCTAACGAGCGCATTTTAAGCACCCTTGACCTGGTTCTTGAAGAGTACCGCCGTACGGGCGATATCAAAAGCGAGTCGCTTATCCTGAATACTCTTGCTGTGTATTACGGAAAAAAAGGTGAATCTGATAAAGCAATACAGTACTTTAAAGAGGCGCTAATTCTGAAAGAACGCCTCAATGACAAGCCGGGAATGATAAAGATTGCTGAAAATATGGCAGCGATCTACCAGATTGCAGGGAAGTATGACAAGGCAGCCATTCAGAATGAATATTATATTCAGCTTAGTCTTGCGCAAAAGAAAACAGCGCAGGCCGCCGAAGGGTATCTGAGCCTGGCCGAAAACAAGCTGTTGCAGAATAAGTACACTGAATCGGAATATTGCATACTTAAAAAAGCACTCCCAATGTTTACGCGGACGGGTAATAAGGCGGGCCGGCTGAAATCGTTTGAAAGTTTGGCGCGAATCTATTATACGCAGAACAGGCTTTCGGAGGCTAAGTGGTTCTATATACAAGCTCAAACCCTAGCCACAAAACTCAATAACAAAGAGGCGATGCTATCCAGTTTAATTCATTTAGCTCAGATAAAGAGCGCCTTGGGAGAACATGAAATGGCCCTGAATGATTATCGTGAAGCAGAACTGCTCGCCCTTAGAAATAACTTTCCCGTTAAACTCGTTCAGATAAAAGCTGAGATCGGTGAGGTTTATAGCCAGATGGGAAATTATCTTGCTGCCGGTTCGGCACTGGATGAATACTCGAAATTACGTGAAGATTTATTGAAGAGCGTTACCCTGTAG
- a CDS encoding carboxy terminal-processing peptidase translates to MLKKIFLALFMVAVIACKAKSRVDTAVDSTHNLKPEAQQNLVASELVKIIESANFKKVKLNDSISSVIFDRYLKQLDEGHNYLLASDVKEFEEYRYSLDDDLREGDLSAMFRMFNVLQKRYEERLRYSLAQVNKPFDFTKNETYTYNREKLPWFKSSQEADEVWTKRVKYDLLNLRLSGTDAAKNAGLLKQRYENLLSQTKKLNNQDAFQVMMDAFTESIDPHTNYFNPENAQRFNEEMARTFEGIGASLQLENEVVKIAGVIPGGPAFKSKKINVNDKIIAVAQGADGEFVDVRGWRLDNTVQKIKGPRGTVVRLKIIPAGQELSAQPKIVSLVREKVVLEDQSAKKKIKTVTSGGKTYKIGIIEVPAFYMDFKAYQAGDPNYKSTTRDVKLIIDTLKRAQVDGIVMDLRTNGGGSLMEAIELTGLFIKTGPVVQVRDPRRTEINADDDPSIIWTGPLGVMVDRFSASASEIFAAAIQDYNRGVIMGTQTYGKGTVQSALDLSRFISTVDELLNKFKGSDKEGTSATAGPKYGQINLTMAKFYRINGSSTQHKGVIPDIQFPMIFPADKYGESSEPSALPFDSIKPSKYAPVANLQPIKPMLVKQHEERMKASPDYKYLLEDIEQFKKRESEASVTLNEAQLKKEREEQEAKTLARDNKRRALQGLPPLKKGEVKPKEENDFVQDESLKIMADFIRFNKAGQFTMVY, encoded by the coding sequence ATGCTGAAAAAAATATTCCTGGCTTTGTTTATGGTGGCAGTAATCGCTTGCAAGGCTAAATCAAGGGTGGATACCGCCGTAGACAGCACGCATAATTTGAAGCCGGAAGCTCAGCAGAACCTTGTTGCCAGCGAATTGGTTAAGATCATTGAAAGTGCCAACTTCAAAAAAGTGAAGCTTAATGATTCTATTTCTTCAGTCATATTCGACAGGTATCTGAAACAGCTGGATGAGGGACACAACTATCTCCTTGCGAGCGATGTAAAGGAATTCGAAGAATACAGGTACTCCCTGGATGACGATTTGCGTGAGGGCGATCTGAGCGCGATGTTCAGGATGTTTAATGTGCTTCAAAAGCGTTATGAAGAAAGACTTCGTTATTCTCTTGCACAGGTAAATAAACCTTTTGACTTCACTAAAAACGAAACTTACACCTATAACCGCGAAAAACTTCCATGGTTTAAGTCGTCACAAGAGGCAGATGAAGTATGGACAAAGCGCGTGAAATACGATTTGCTTAACCTCAGGCTTTCCGGAACGGACGCGGCCAAGAATGCCGGACTCTTAAAACAGCGGTATGAAAATCTCCTTTCCCAGACCAAAAAATTGAATAATCAGGACGCATTCCAGGTAATGATGGATGCTTTCACCGAATCAATAGATCCACACACCAATTATTTCAATCCGGAGAATGCGCAAAGATTTAATGAAGAGATGGCGCGCACTTTTGAAGGAATAGGCGCGAGCTTGCAGCTTGAAAATGAAGTAGTGAAAATAGCAGGAGTTATCCCGGGTGGTCCTGCCTTCAAATCGAAGAAGATAAACGTGAACGATAAGATTATCGCAGTTGCACAGGGAGCGGATGGAGAGTTCGTGGATGTTAGAGGATGGCGGCTTGATAACACTGTTCAGAAAATTAAGGGGCCGCGCGGTACCGTCGTACGGCTGAAGATTATTCCTGCCGGGCAGGAACTGTCGGCTCAGCCTAAAATCGTTTCCCTGGTGCGTGAGAAAGTAGTTCTCGAGGACCAGTCGGCCAAAAAGAAGATTAAAACGGTTACCTCTGGTGGAAAAACGTACAAAATAGGCATCATTGAAGTGCCTGCGTTTTACATGGACTTTAAAGCGTATCAGGCAGGCGATCCTAATTACAAAAGCACAACGAGAGACGTAAAGCTCATTATTGATACGTTAAAAAGAGCCCAGGTAGATGGAATTGTGATGGACCTTCGTACGAATGGAGGCGGTTCATTAATGGAAGCTATAGAACTGACCGGGCTTTTCATCAAGACGGGACCAGTGGTACAGGTTCGTGACCCACGCCGTACAGAGATTAATGCTGACGACGATCCTTCTATAATATGGACCGGACCGCTTGGCGTGATGGTCGACCGCTTTAGCGCCTCGGCCTCTGAGATATTTGCTGCTGCCATTCAGGACTATAACCGCGGAGTGATTATGGGTACCCAGACCTATGGAAAAGGTACCGTACAGTCGGCTCTCGATCTTTCAAGATTTATAAGCACGGTAGATGAACTGTTAAACAAATTTAAGGGCTCTGATAAAGAAGGAACCTCTGCTACTGCAGGCCCCAAATACGGTCAGATCAATCTTACCATGGCTAAATTTTACAGGATCAATGGAAGCAGCACACAGCATAAAGGAGTTATTCCTGATATTCAGTTTCCAATGATCTTCCCGGCTGATAAATATGGTGAAAGCTCTGAGCCTTCAGCCCTGCCCTTTGATTCGATAAAGCCTAGCAAATATGCGCCTGTTGCTAATCTCCAGCCGATTAAACCGATGCTGGTTAAACAACATGAGGAACGGATGAAAGCGTCGCCGGATTACAAATATTTATTGGAAGATATAGAGCAGTTTAAGAAGCGTGAGTCCGAAGCCTCTGTTACCCTAAACGAAGCACAGCTTAAAAAGGAACGCGAAGAGCAGGAGGCTAAAACCTTAGCCCGCGACAACAAACGACGTGCTTTGCAGGGACTGCCTCCGCTGAAAAAGGGCGAAGTGAAGCCGAAAGAAGAAAATGACTTCGTGCAGGACGAGAGCCTGAAAATTATGGCCGATTTTATCCGGTTTAACAAGGCCGGGCAGTTTACAATGGTGTATTAG
- a CDS encoding ligase-associated DNA damage response exonuclease, whose amino-acid sequence MATQLLQFNDKGIYCSAGDFYIDPWKPVEYAVITHAHSDHARWGSKFYLAHRLARGVLKYRLGEIQLETAEYDQPIFRNGVKISFHPAGHIIGSAQVRVEYKGEVWVVSGDYKTEDDGISTPFEPVRCHTFISECTFGMPVYKWPAQQQVHDDINQWWRRNAEDGKITFITGYSLGKAQRILQQLDQSIGRVFLHGVIANTNRALESDGVNLPAAAWLSPDVSIADARGGIIICPPSAIGTPWMRKFHPYSFGYCSGWMALRGAKRRMAADRGFVLSDHADWQGLISAIDATQCECVCLTHGYTASFARYLRERGYNAHEAHTYYGAEEETAELADNAAPAGPQSMPGEKGGML is encoded by the coding sequence ATGGCCACGCAACTGCTTCAGTTTAATGATAAAGGTATCTATTGCTCCGCCGGCGATTTTTATATAGATCCATGGAAGCCTGTAGAATATGCCGTCATCACACATGCTCACTCAGATCATGCGCGTTGGGGGAGTAAGTTTTATCTCGCTCATCGTCTTGCACGTGGCGTTTTAAAATATCGTTTAGGCGAAATACAGCTTGAGACAGCAGAATACGATCAACCGATATTTCGAAACGGCGTTAAAATATCGTTTCATCCTGCCGGCCATATTATTGGCTCGGCACAGGTACGGGTAGAATATAAAGGAGAAGTATGGGTGGTTTCGGGTGATTATAAAACCGAGGACGACGGGATATCTACACCGTTTGAACCTGTAAGGTGTCATACGTTTATATCCGAATGCACCTTTGGTATGCCGGTGTATAAATGGCCGGCCCAACAACAGGTACACGATGATATTAATCAGTGGTGGAGGCGGAATGCAGAGGACGGAAAAATCACTTTTATCACCGGCTATTCTTTAGGAAAGGCACAGCGCATACTACAGCAACTGGACCAGTCGATCGGAAGAGTTTTTTTGCATGGAGTGATTGCAAATACCAACCGCGCCCTTGAAAGCGATGGTGTCAATCTGCCGGCGGCAGCGTGGTTAAGCCCTGACGTTAGTATAGCGGATGCCCGGGGAGGCATTATAATTTGTCCGCCCTCCGCTATCGGTACCCCCTGGATGAGAAAGTTCCATCCCTATTCATTTGGATATTGTTCGGGCTGGATGGCCTTGCGTGGAGCAAAGAGGCGAATGGCCGCCGACAGGGGATTTGTCCTTTCGGACCATGCCGACTGGCAGGGTTTGATTAGCGCTATTGATGCCACCCAATGCGAGTGTGTTTGTCTCACTCACGGCTATACTGCTTCTTTTGCGCGCTATCTTCGCGAGCGGGGCTATAATGCTCATGAGGCTCATACCTATTACGGCGCAGAAGAGGAAACGGCAGAGCTGGCCGATAACGCCGCTCCCGCTGGTCCGCAGTCAATGCCGGGAGAGAAAGGGGGGATGTTATGA
- a CDS encoding ATP-dependent DNA ligase yields the protein MKDFAQLFSSLDETNKTNEKINILKEYFISVPDADKIQTLALFTGRKPRRQINSTLVKLWAMEMADIPQWLFEESYQVVGDLGETIALLLPENEGTQDRSLAEWIAEINGLGPLTDEERKNWLKASWNMMDQQERFVFNKILTGSFRVGVSQNLIIKALSEISGLEPATLTHRIMGNWDPLTFSFYDLLQKEDASDDVSRPYPFCLAYAIQETSDQTKTAEEMEAALGVPDQWQAEWKWDGIRAQAIHRAGKIFIWTRGEELATDKFPELHAFLSGLPEGTVLDGEAICFADGKPLPFNVLQTRIGRKNLSKKVLEASPMAFIAYDCLELAGDDIRSMPLRHRRSVLEMLHVKSEFKDVFRLSPVVPFDSWQQLYDLRLRAREHQAEGFMLKKKESVYQTGRKRGDWWKWKVDPLSVDAVMIYAQKGHGRRADLYTDYTFAVWDGDKLVPFAKAYSGLTDQEIRQVDNFVKRNTLEKFGPVRTVTPSLVFEIGFEGINKSTRHKSGVALRFPRILRWRRDKKIEDADNLDTLKALLVQ from the coding sequence ATGAAAGACTTCGCACAGCTTTTTTCGTCGCTCGACGAAACCAATAAAACGAATGAAAAGATTAATATCCTGAAAGAGTATTTTATTTCTGTTCCCGATGCCGATAAGATCCAGACGCTGGCTTTGTTTACAGGCCGGAAGCCGAGGCGGCAGATAAACTCCACGCTGGTAAAACTCTGGGCGATGGAGATGGCGGATATCCCGCAATGGTTGTTTGAAGAAAGCTATCAGGTAGTGGGCGATCTTGGCGAAACCATTGCTCTTCTACTTCCGGAGAACGAGGGGACGCAGGACCGATCGCTGGCAGAATGGATTGCTGAAATAAATGGACTCGGTCCTCTTACCGACGAGGAACGAAAAAACTGGCTCAAGGCTTCGTGGAATATGATGGATCAGCAGGAGCGATTTGTTTTCAACAAAATACTGACTGGCAGCTTCCGCGTTGGCGTTTCACAAAATCTCATTATTAAGGCGCTTTCGGAGATCTCTGGACTTGAGCCGGCAACCCTTACCCATCGGATTATGGGCAACTGGGATCCTCTTACTTTTAGCTTCTACGACTTGCTGCAGAAAGAAGATGCGTCCGACGATGTCTCCCGGCCTTACCCTTTTTGCCTGGCCTACGCCATTCAGGAAACATCCGATCAGACTAAGACAGCCGAAGAAATGGAAGCTGCTCTTGGAGTGCCCGATCAGTGGCAGGCTGAATGGAAGTGGGACGGCATAAGAGCTCAGGCGATCCACCGGGCCGGGAAAATATTCATCTGGACGCGAGGAGAGGAACTGGCGACAGACAAATTCCCCGAACTGCATGCATTTTTATCCGGCCTGCCTGAAGGTACTGTTCTGGATGGTGAAGCTATTTGCTTTGCCGATGGCAAACCTTTGCCCTTTAACGTTCTTCAAACGCGCATTGGAAGAAAGAACCTCAGTAAAAAAGTTCTTGAAGCAAGTCCGATGGCCTTTATAGCTTATGACTGCCTCGAATTGGCAGGTGATGATATCCGCTCAATGCCCTTAAGGCACCGCAGGTCGGTGCTTGAAATGCTCCACGTCAAAAGTGAGTTTAAAGATGTTTTCAGGCTTTCCCCTGTTGTCCCGTTTGACAGCTGGCAGCAACTTTACGACTTACGTTTGCGGGCAAGGGAACATCAGGCAGAGGGGTTTATGCTGAAGAAAAAGGAGTCTGTATATCAAACCGGCCGAAAACGTGGCGACTGGTGGAAATGGAAGGTAGATCCTTTGTCGGTCGATGCGGTGATGATCTATGCTCAAAAAGGCCATGGCCGCCGGGCGGATCTGTATACCGACTATACCTTTGCCGTGTGGGATGGTGATAAGCTCGTCCCTTTTGCCAAAGCATATTCGGGGCTAACAGACCAGGAGATCAGGCAGGTTGATAACTTCGTGAAACGCAATACCCTTGAAAAGTTCGGACCCGTGAGGACGGTGACTCCTTCGCTGGTTTTTGAAATAGGATTTGAAGGAATAAATAAGTCAACCCGGCATAAATCAGGCGTAGCCCTGCGTTTTCCCAGGATCCTCAGGTGGCGCCGTGACAAGAAGATAGAAGACGCCGATAATTTGGATACGTTGAAGGCATTGCTTGTGCAGTAA
- a CDS encoding isoaspartyl peptidase/L-asparaginase, which produces MKPAIIIHGGFFSESSGSEEVKTAKQEALKEIVNKGYDFLQQHTALETAAYTVALLEECDLFNAGLGAQIQADGKIRLSASLMDGKSRKFSGVINIEEVKNPIYVAERLMAFEDKVLSGPEAQQFARKEGFGYFNPETQQRREDYLKKLNESLRTGTVGCVALDKEGNLAAATSTGGKGFEMPGRVSDSATVAGNYANEVAAVSCTGVGEDIVNAALAASIVTRVTDGMSLENAVNRSFNELKSFDGFAGVIGISSKGEVFHYCSHPYMVWALSSGQSEVFS; this is translated from the coding sequence ATGAAACCAGCAATTATTATCCATGGAGGTTTTTTTAGTGAGTCTTCTGGTAGTGAGGAAGTGAAAACCGCCAAGCAGGAAGCTCTTAAAGAAATTGTAAACAAGGGATATGACTTTTTGCAGCAGCACACAGCCCTTGAGACGGCCGCCTATACGGTTGCATTACTTGAAGAATGCGATCTTTTTAATGCAGGGTTGGGAGCGCAAATACAGGCCGACGGGAAAATCAGGCTGAGCGCATCCCTAATGGATGGAAAGAGCAGGAAGTTTTCGGGCGTGATTAACATTGAAGAGGTAAAAAACCCGATCTATGTAGCTGAAAGACTAATGGCGTTTGAAGATAAGGTTTTAAGCGGCCCCGAAGCGCAGCAATTTGCCAGGAAGGAGGGCTTTGGTTATTTCAACCCGGAAACACAACAGCGGAGGGAGGACTATCTTAAGAAGCTGAACGAGTCGCTGAGAACAGGGACCGTTGGATGTGTCGCTCTGGACAAAGAAGGCAACCTTGCCGCCGCTACTTCAACCGGAGGCAAGGGTTTTGAGATGCCTGGGAGAGTAAGTGATTCGGCAACCGTTGCAGGCAACTATGCGAATGAAGTTGCTGCCGTTTCCTGTACCGGAGTGGGCGAAGATATCGTAAACGCCGCTTTAGCTGCCAGTATCGTCACCCGGGTTACAGATGGAATGAGCCTTGAAAACGCCGTAAACAGATCTTTTAATGAGCTGAAATCTTTCGATGGCTTCGCCGGTGTAATAGGGATCTCTTCAAAAGGCGAGGTATTTCATTATTGTTCACATCCCTACATGGTTTGGGCTTTAAGTTCCGGACAATCTGAAGTATTTTCTTAG